In Amycolatopsis endophytica, the following are encoded in one genomic region:
- a CDS encoding acyl-CoA dehydrogenase family protein, translating into MVDFSLSTEERQIRDTVRTFVDREVVPLEQEVLRNERAGRPGLDADVLKELRAKARRAGFWGVNTPEEYGGMNLGAVMAAIVAMETGRTFVPFSFGGTADNILYFANEDQKQRYLVPTIEGERRSCFAITEPGAGSDARNIRTRAVRDGSDWVINGEKVFITGGNEADFVMVFAVTDPDKGANGGVTCFLADRDMGWKSEPIPTMGQWGPAALVFDDVRVPAENVLGEVGHGFDLAMRWIGQGRYLIPARAIGAAERMLKMAIDYANIRQSMGHLIAEYQAIQWQIADSQVEIEATKWLTLYAAWRVESGMDARHASSIAKLNGALMANQVVDRVLQIHGGMGYTKELPIERWYRELRLLRIFEGTDEIQRRTIARNLLKGHARLGGIGE; encoded by the coding sequence ATGGTCGACTTCTCGCTCTCCACCGAAGAACGACAGATCCGTGACACCGTGCGCACGTTCGTCGACCGCGAGGTGGTGCCGCTCGAACAGGAGGTGCTGCGCAATGAGCGCGCCGGGCGGCCCGGCCTGGACGCCGACGTGCTCAAGGAGCTGCGCGCCAAGGCCCGGCGGGCCGGTTTCTGGGGCGTCAACACGCCCGAGGAGTACGGCGGGATGAACCTGGGCGCGGTGATGGCCGCGATCGTGGCCATGGAGACCGGGCGCACGTTCGTCCCGTTCAGCTTCGGCGGTACCGCGGACAACATCCTCTACTTCGCCAATGAGGACCAGAAGCAGCGCTACCTCGTGCCCACCATCGAGGGCGAGCGGCGGTCGTGCTTCGCCATCACCGAACCCGGCGCCGGGTCGGATGCCCGCAACATCCGCACCCGCGCCGTGCGCGACGGGAGCGACTGGGTGATCAACGGCGAGAAGGTCTTCATCACCGGTGGCAACGAGGCCGACTTCGTCATGGTGTTCGCGGTGACGGACCCCGACAAGGGCGCGAACGGCGGCGTCACCTGCTTCCTGGCCGACCGCGACATGGGCTGGAAGTCCGAGCCGATCCCGACGATGGGCCAGTGGGGCCCGGCCGCACTGGTGTTCGACGACGTGCGGGTGCCCGCGGAGAACGTGCTCGGCGAGGTCGGCCACGGCTTCGACCTCGCGATGCGGTGGATCGGCCAGGGCCGCTACCTCATCCCGGCGCGGGCGATCGGCGCGGCGGAACGGATGTTGAAGATGGCGATCGACTACGCGAACATCCGGCAGTCGATGGGCCACCTGATCGCCGAGTACCAGGCCATCCAGTGGCAGATCGCGGACTCGCAGGTGGAGATCGAGGCGACCAAATGGCTCACGCTGTACGCGGCGTGGCGCGTGGAAAGCGGCATGGACGCCCGTCATGCCTCCTCGATCGCCAAGCTCAACGGCGCGTTGATGGCCAACCAGGTGGTCGACCGGGTGCTGCAGATCCACGGCGGGATGGGGTACACGAAGGAGCTGCCGATCGAGCGGTGGTACCGGGAGCTGCGCTTGCTGCGGATCTTCGAGGGCACCGACGAGATCCAGCGCCGGACCATCGCGCGGAACCTGCTCAAGGGCCACGCGCGGCTCGGCGGGATCGGGGAGTGA
- a CDS encoding acetate--CoA ligase family protein, giving the protein MTRSLRELFRPASIALVGATDKSGWSLSTFDNLRNHLFAGKVYLVNPRTEVVHGEPAHRSLSAIGEPVDLVYVMVPTTAVLSVLREGAELGIRNYVVLTAGFGETGPAGKRLEDEVVAFATEHGLTVLGPNGNGYINAAGSTTPYGLPIPAPLLSGPVGVVLQSGALASSVLAFAQARNVGLSLLTSMGNEAMVSVTDVMSYLVDDPDTSVIALFLESVRHPEEFARVCRRAARAGKPVVALKIGTSALASNTAQAHTGALVGDDRVIDAAFRRLGVVRVHSLEDLIITAGLFAEVRRVGGPRLGVVTPSGGASEIIADRAEQEGLELPAFAPETVDRLEAIVPDFATVQNPLDVTGYVVVDRTLLGRALEVVADDPGIDAVLLLNDLPRVTPADPSVTLTVAGATAERIRRARVPVVVVSNVLADITEFGRYVQGQTGFPYVAGGIEHGMTAIGNVVRWSANVVTEPPGSLSPLPVAAVPGEVWAEHRAARFLAGHGIPVVPAEQAADEAEAVAAAGRFGYPVVLKAAAEGLGHKSDLGGVRLDLTGPDDVRAAHREVIGALSAHGITGAATLVQPQRRGGVELLVGVVRDPAWGLTLAVGLGGVWVEVLRDSALRLLPVTPDDVRGALAELRGHGLLTGARGTRPADLRRLSEVIASIGDLALRLGPGLAALEVNPLLVNGPEVEALDALITWSWGHHRRRGPSKGRGGWWVVVEETRGMGAGPE; this is encoded by the coding sequence ATGACGCGATCGCTGCGCGAGCTGTTCCGTCCGGCCTCCATCGCGCTGGTCGGCGCCACCGACAAGTCCGGCTGGTCACTGTCCACTTTCGACAACCTGCGCAATCACCTGTTCGCGGGCAAGGTCTACCTGGTCAACCCGCGCACGGAGGTGGTGCACGGCGAGCCCGCGCACCGGAGCCTGTCGGCCATCGGGGAACCGGTCGACCTGGTCTATGTCATGGTGCCCACGACCGCGGTGCTGTCGGTGCTGCGGGAGGGCGCGGAACTGGGAATCCGCAACTACGTGGTGCTCACCGCCGGGTTCGGCGAGACCGGCCCGGCGGGCAAGCGGCTGGAGGACGAGGTCGTGGCGTTCGCGACCGAGCACGGCCTGACCGTCCTCGGGCCGAACGGCAACGGCTACATCAACGCCGCCGGCTCCACCACTCCGTACGGGCTGCCGATCCCGGCGCCGCTGCTGTCCGGGCCCGTCGGGGTCGTGTTGCAGAGCGGTGCGCTGGCCAGCTCCGTGCTGGCGTTCGCGCAGGCACGCAACGTCGGGCTGAGCCTGCTGACCTCGATGGGCAACGAGGCGATGGTCTCGGTCACCGACGTCATGTCCTACCTGGTGGACGATCCGGACACGTCGGTGATCGCGTTGTTCCTGGAGTCGGTGCGGCATCCGGAGGAGTTCGCGCGGGTGTGCCGCCGCGCGGCGCGGGCGGGCAAACCGGTCGTGGCGCTCAAGATCGGCACCAGCGCGCTCGCGTCGAACACCGCGCAGGCGCACACCGGCGCGCTGGTGGGCGACGACCGGGTGATCGACGCCGCGTTCCGCCGTCTCGGTGTGGTGCGGGTGCACTCGCTGGAGGACCTGATCATCACCGCCGGGTTGTTCGCCGAGGTGCGGCGGGTCGGCGGACCGCGGCTCGGGGTGGTCACGCCTTCCGGTGGCGCGTCGGAGATCATCGCGGACCGGGCCGAGCAGGAGGGCCTGGAACTGCCCGCGTTCGCGCCGGAGACGGTCGACCGGCTGGAGGCGATCGTGCCGGACTTCGCGACCGTGCAGAACCCGCTGGACGTCACCGGGTACGTGGTGGTCGACCGGACCCTGCTGGGCCGTGCGCTGGAGGTGGTGGCCGACGATCCCGGCATCGACGCGGTGCTGCTGCTCAACGATCTGCCGCGCGTGACCCCGGCCGATCCGTCGGTGACGCTCACGGTCGCGGGCGCGACCGCCGAGCGGATCCGGCGGGCGCGGGTGCCGGTGGTGGTGGTCAGCAACGTGCTCGCGGACATCACCGAATTCGGCCGCTATGTGCAGGGGCAGACCGGGTTCCCGTACGTGGCGGGCGGCATCGAGCACGGGATGACCGCGATCGGAAACGTGGTGCGGTGGTCGGCGAACGTGGTGACCGAGCCGCCCGGGTCACTGTCGCCGCTGCCGGTGGCCGCGGTGCCGGGCGAGGTGTGGGCCGAGCACCGTGCGGCGCGTTTCCTGGCCGGGCACGGGATCCCTGTGGTACCCGCCGAGCAGGCCGCGGATGAGGCGGAAGCGGTCGCCGCGGCCGGGCGGTTCGGCTATCCGGTGGTGCTCAAGGCGGCCGCCGAGGGCCTGGGGCACAAGAGCGACCTCGGTGGAGTGCGGCTGGACCTGACCGGCCCGGACGACGTGCGAGCGGCGCACCGCGAGGTGATCGGCGCGTTGTCGGCACACGGGATCACCGGGGCGGCCACCCTGGTGCAGCCGCAGCGGCGGGGCGGGGTGGAGCTGCTCGTCGGCGTGGTGCGCGATCCCGCGTGGGGACTGACCCTGGCGGTCGGCCTGGGCGGGGTGTGGGTGGAGGTGCTGCGCGACAGCGCGTTGCGGCTGCTGCCGGTGACCCCGGACGACGTGCGCGGCGCGCTGGCCGAACTCCGCGGCCACGGCCTGCTGACCGGCGCGCGCGGCACCCGGCCGGCCGATCTGCGGCGGTTGTCGGAGGTCATCGCCTCGATCGGTGACCTGGCGCTGCGGCTCGGACCGGGGCTGGCCGCGCTGGAGGTCAACCCGCTGCTGGTGAACGGGCCGGAGGTGGAGGCGCTGGACGCGCTGATCACCTGGTCCTGGGGACACCACCGCCGCCGCGGTCCGTCCAAGGGGCGCGGCGGCTGGTGGGTCGTGGTGGAGGAGACCAGGGGCATGGGTGCGGGCCCGGAGTGA
- a CDS encoding FAS1-like dehydratase domain-containing protein, with protein sequence MSHPGPSGEVVQRTELLLPGPAKALGALLDVPVPDLDRGEGLPLLWHWFYLLDHPAQADLGPDGHPVRHCVPAPPGPDRRRMWAGGQVRARGALRCGERATRRTRVRSVQEKQGRSGPLTFVAVEHLIEQGGHVVVEERQDIVYRPASSANPTAPEGAPIVPAADGDWALDVSPTLLFRFSALTYNAHRIHYDRDYARDVEGYPGLLTHGPLQALAMAEAARAAGCGGDQVLDYRLVSPLFDHQGLIARAEEGSGETATAVRDIHGRRTATGTLRSEGR encoded by the coding sequence GTGTCGCACCCCGGGCCGTCCGGCGAGGTCGTCCAGCGCACCGAACTTCTCCTCCCCGGGCCCGCGAAGGCACTGGGTGCTCTGCTGGACGTCCCGGTGCCGGATCTCGACCGCGGCGAGGGACTTCCCCTGCTGTGGCACTGGTTCTACCTGCTCGACCACCCCGCGCAGGCCGACCTGGGCCCGGACGGGCACCCGGTGCGGCACTGCGTGCCCGCTCCCCCGGGCCCGGACCGCCGCCGCATGTGGGCGGGCGGCCAGGTGCGCGCACGCGGTGCCCTGCGCTGCGGTGAACGCGCGACGCGGCGCACGCGAGTGCGTTCGGTGCAGGAGAAGCAGGGCCGGTCCGGGCCGCTGACGTTCGTCGCGGTCGAGCACCTGATCGAGCAGGGCGGGCACGTCGTGGTCGAGGAGCGGCAGGACATCGTCTACCGGCCGGCGTCCTCCGCGAACCCGACCGCGCCGGAGGGTGCGCCGATCGTCCCGGCCGCCGACGGAGACTGGGCGCTCGACGTGTCGCCGACGCTGCTGTTCCGGTTTTCCGCCCTGACCTACAACGCGCACCGGATCCACTACGACCGCGACTACGCGCGCGACGTCGAGGGGTATCCGGGGCTGCTGACGCACGGCCCGCTGCAGGCGCTCGCGATGGCCGAGGCCGCGCGCGCCGCCGGCTGCGGCGGCGACCAGGTGCTGGACTACCGGCTGGTCTCGCCGCTGTTCGACCACCAGGGCCTGATCGCCCGCGCCGAGGAGGGCAGCGGCGAAACGGCGACCGCGGTGCGCGACATCCACGGACGCCGGACCGCGACCGGAACCCTGCGGAGCGAGGGCCGGTGA